In Morococcus cerebrosus, a single genomic region encodes these proteins:
- a CDS encoding IS630 family transposase (programmed frameshift), which produces MAYSADLRNKALNFYEQCKNISQTAATFNLSRNTLYLWIHLKKQTGSLKHQVTGLNAVKLDRQKLAQYVGQHPDAYLHEIAKHFDCTAAAVCYALKQMGMTRKKRPTTYKEQDPAKVTHYLTQLAEFSDYQRVYLDETGFDRYLFRPYARSPKGQIVKAQISGKRYRRLSLVSAQVGNRLIAPMVYQNTMTGVFFEAWFQQCLLPALTQKSVIILDNARFHRMGVLREMAEKWGHKVLPLAPYSPELNPIEKVWANIKRYLRTVLSDYARFDDALLSYFDFN; this is translated from the exons ATGGCATACTCTGCGGACTTGAGAAACAAAGCTTTAAACTTTTACGAACAATGCAAAAACATCAGCCAAACCGCAGCAACATTTAACTTGTCAAGAAACACGCTTTACCTGTGGATTCACCTTAAAAAACAAACAGGCAGCCTAAAACATCAAGTTACCGGTCTAAATGCCGTCAAATTGGATAGGCAAAAACTGGCTCAATATGTTGGGCAACACCCGGATGCCTATCTGCATGAAATCGCCAAACATTTTGATTGTACGGCCGCCGCCGTTTGCTATGCACTCAAACAGATGGGAATGACGCGCAAAAAAAGAC CCACCACTTACAAAGAACAAGATCCGGCCAAAGTAACGCATTATTTGACACAGCTGGCCGAATTTTCCGACTACCAACGCGTTTATTTGGATGAAACAGGATTTGACCGCTACCTGTTCCGTCCCTATGCCCGCAGCCCGAAAGGGCAAATAGTGAAAGCGCAGATAAGTGGAAAAAGATACCGACGCTTATCTCTGGTGTCCGCACAAGTCGGCAACCGGCTGATTGCTCCGATGGTTTATCAAAATACGATGACCGGAGTCTTTTTTGAAGCGTGGTTTCAGCAATGCCTACTGCCTGCATTGACTCAAAAATCGGTGATTATTTTAGATAATGCACGATTTCACCGTATGGGTGTCTTACGGGAAATGGCGGAAAAATGGGGACATAAGGTATTGCCTCTTGCACCTTATTCACCTGAGCTCAACCCGATTGAGAAGGTTTGGGCGAATATTAAGCGGTATCTGCGAACCGTATTGTCTGATTACGCCCGATTTGACGATGCGCTACTGTCCTATTTTGATTTTAATTGA
- a CDS encoding IS630 family transposase (programmed frameshift): MSQTAATFNLSRNTLYLWIRLKKQTGSLKHQVTGLNAVKLDRQKLAQYVEQHPDAYLHEIAKHFDCTPAAVCYALKQMGMTRKKRPTTYKEQDPAKVTHYLTQLAEFSGYQRVYLDETGFDRYLFRPYARSPKGQIVKAQISGKRYRRLSLVSAQVGNRLIAPMVYQNTMTGVFFEAWFQQCLLPALTQKSVIILDNARFHRMGVLRKMAEKWGHKVLPLAPYSPELNPIEKVWANIKRYLRTVLSDYARFDDALLSYFDFN; the protein is encoded by the exons ATCAGCCAAACCGCAGCAACGTTTAACTTGTCAAGAAACACGCTTTACCTGTGGATTCGCCTTAAAAAACAAACAGGCAGCCTAAAACATCAAGTTACCGGTCTAAATGCCGTAAAATTGGATAGGCAAAAACTGGCTCAATATGTTGAGCAGCACCCGGATGCCTATCTGCATGAAATCGCCAAACATTTTGATTGTACGCCAGCCGCCGTTTGCTATGCACTCAAACAGATGGGGATGACGCGCAAAAAAAGAC CCACCACTTACAAAGAACAAGATCCGGCCAAAGTAACGCATTATTTGACACAGCTGGCCGAATTTTCCGGCTACCAACGTGTTTATTTGGATGAAACAGGATTTGACCGCTACCTGTTCCGTCCCTATGCCCGCAGCCCGAAAGGGCAAATAGTGAAAGCGCAGATAAGTGGAAAAAGATACCGACGCTTATCTCTGGTGTCCGCACAAGTCGGCAACCGGCTGATTGCTCCGATGGTTTATCAAAATACGATGACCGGAGTCTTTTTTGAAGCGTGGTTTCAGCAATGCCTACTGCCTGCATTGACTCAAAAATCGGTGATTATTTTAGATAATGCACGATTTCACCGTATGGGTGTCTTACGGAAAATGGCGGAAAAATGGGGACATAAGGTATTGCCTCTTGCACCTTATTCACCTGAGCTCAACCCGATTGAGAAGGTGTGGGCAAATATTAAGCGGTATCTGCGAACCGTATTGTCTGATTACGCCCGATTTGACGATGCGTTACTGTCCTATTTTGATTTTAATTGA
- a CDS encoding chorismate mutase — protein sequence MIIVMGKNASQESVEGVIGFIRNKGLKEHVSRGEERTIIGAVGDERVFRPNELERLPDVERVVRVLNDWKIISREADEEDSRIVIRGVIFGGVKRLDITADTDRAQKADAVFVDPFYLPARPYEKVDEQRENLRVRAIVQEISDLQKTGKPVIVRIRDVRQIDEALSAGADILYLGGSMMTNRTLLDEVGRLNTPVVLCKDKHHRVDDWLVAAEHIALRGNSHIMLGEAGTLSFEPEHAYRLDVDAIVRVRKVCRLPVIANITRLWHNDMPQEILYRLAAAAGVNGIISG from the coding sequence ATGATTATTGTGATGGGTAAGAATGCTTCTCAGGAGTCGGTAGAGGGAGTAATCGGTTTTATCCGTAATAAGGGCTTGAAAGAGCATGTCTCTCGGGGGGAAGAGCGGACGATTATCGGTGCGGTTGGTGATGAGCGGGTGTTCCGTCCAAATGAATTGGAACGTTTGCCCGATGTGGAACGCGTTGTCCGGGTATTGAACGATTGGAAAATTATCAGCCGTGAGGCAGACGAGGAAGACAGCAGGATTGTTATACGGGGTGTGATATTCGGCGGAGTGAAGCGGTTGGATATTACTGCCGATACGGACAGGGCGCAAAAGGCGGATGCAGTATTTGTCGATCCGTTTTACCTTCCGGCGCGCCCTTATGAAAAAGTGGACGAGCAGCGTGAAAACTTACGGGTTCGGGCGATTGTTCAGGAAATTTCTGATTTACAGAAAACAGGCAAGCCCGTCATTGTCCGTATCCGTGATGTTCGCCAGATAGATGAGGCCTTGTCTGCCGGTGCAGATATTTTGTATTTGGGCGGCAGTATGATGACCAATCGGACGCTTTTGGATGAAGTAGGTCGTCTGAATACGCCGGTAGTGTTGTGTAAAGACAAGCATCATCGTGTTGATGATTGGTTGGTAGCGGCAGAACATATCGCTTTGCGCGGTAATAGCCATATTATGCTCGGTGAAGCTGGGACGCTCAGTTTTGAGCCGGAACATGCCTATCGTTTGGATGTCGATGCCATCGTTCGGGTCAGGAAAGTGTGCCGTCTTCCGGTTATCGCCAATATTACCCGTCTGTGGCACAACGATATGCCTCAGGAAATATTGTATCGTTTGGCAGCGGCAGCAGGTGTGAACGGGATTATCAGCGGGTAA
- a CDS encoding IS5 family transposase (programmed frameshift), with the protein MNRKTYPSDISREQFAPLLPLLESARKRTAPRQVDLYDVFCAILYLQRTGCSWRALPGDFPKWRTVHSYFQRWTEPRESGISILEEALKNQVVAEHRKQGRHEATTFLIIDAQSVKNTDTAMEKGYDAGKKVSGIKRHIAVDTQGLPHALAVTTADVTDRKGCLVALERGRDNLGAIQKILADGGYTGKAFASSVQELIGAEVEIAKRNELHRFAVLPKRWVVERSFSWLEKNRRLWKNCERKLSTSLQMVALAFLGVLLRRL; encoded by the exons ATGAACAGAAAAACCTACCCAAGCGATATCAGTCGCGAGCAATTTGCGCCTCTCCTTCCCCTGCTGGAAAGTGCCCGTAAACGCACAGCGCCACGCCAGGTGGACTTGTACGATGTCTTTTGTGCCATTCTCTACCTGCAACGCACTGGCTGCTCCTGGCGCGCTTTGCCGGGCGACTTCCCCAAATGGCGCACCGTGCATTCCTACTTCCAGAGATGGACCGAACCACGCGAGAGTGGCATCAGCATCCTTGAGGAAGCATTA AAAAATCAGGTAGTTGCGGAGCACCGCAAGCAGGGGCGCCATGAAGCAACTACTTTCCTGATTATTGATGCGCAGAGTGTGAAGAACACGGATACCGCCATGGAAAAAGGCTACGATGCGGGCAAGAAGGTTAGCGGTATCAAGCGACATATAGCGGTTGACACGCAAGGTTTGCCGCATGCCCTTGCGGTAACGACGGCGGATGTTACGGATAGAAAAGGCTGCCTGGTGGCATTGGAACGTGGGCGGGATAATCTTGGTGCGATACAAAAAATCCTTGCTGACGGTGGTTACACGGGTAAGGCATTTGCTTCGTCGGTACAGGAGTTGATTGGTGCGGAGGTAGAGATTGCCAAACGAAACGAATTGCACCGTTTTGCAGTATTGCCGAAGCGATGGGTAGTAGAGCGCAGCTTTTCCTGGTTGGAAAAGAACAGGCGGCTTTGGAAAAACTGCGAGCGTAAGTTGAGTACCAGTCTGCAAATGGTAGCTTTGGCTTTCTTGGGAGTCCTGCTACGAAGACTATGA